In Vigna angularis cultivar LongXiaoDou No.4 chromosome 8, ASM1680809v1, whole genome shotgun sequence, one DNA window encodes the following:
- the LOC108344795 gene encoding uncharacterized protein LOC108344795 — MSLACLVCHSVDSPSPSHSFRSYSVSSAENEGRCHAVATCLTRKLSLPPSAVHSFLAPTSSSKVTPQPAGSSNSLIPGGTPRLVRSRAVTRDRVRNWNFDEIVMQS; from the coding sequence ATGAGTCTGGCATGTCTTGTGTGCCATAGTGTGGATAGTCCATCACCATCACACTCTTTCAGGAGCTACTCTGTTTCAAgtgcagaaaatgaaggaaGATGCCATGCTGTTGCAACCTGCTTAACCAGGAAACTGTCTCTTCCACCCTCTGCAGTACACTCTTTTCTTGCACCAACATCATCTTCCAAAGTCACACCACAACCTGCTGGTTCAAGCAACAGCTTGATACCTGGCGGCACGCCGAGGCTTGTCAGAAGCCGTGCAGTGACAAGGGACCGAGTAAGAAATTGgaattttgatgaaattgtaatGCAGTCCTAG
- the LOC108346109 gene encoding G-type lectin S-receptor-like serine/threonine-protein kinase At1g34300, protein MFLKIQFLFLILFLAATVATAIDPGSTLSASSSSNQTWSSPGGTFSLGFISVQPPTTPPSFIAAISYTGGDPVVWSAGHGAAVDSGGSLQFLSSGNLRLVNGSRSTVWESATAGATSAALEDNGNLVISNGTSTLWTSFDNPTDTLVQSQNFSVGKVLTSESYFFSLSGIGNLTLKWNNSIEYWTQGLNSSVNVSLESPVLSLTSIGLLELSDVNLGSPVLVAYSSDYDLNANVFRVLKLDNDGNLRIYSTSLGGGTSTVRWAAVANQCEVYAYCGNYGVCGYNDSSTVCGCPSENFEMVDPNNGRKGCRRKLSLDSCQGTATMLTFDHAVVLSYPPTATSETFFIGLSACRTNCLSSSSACFASTSLSDGTGQCVIRSIDFVSGYQDPSLPSTSYFKVCPPLAPNPPPSSAGTLRERSSKVPAWVVVVVVLGTLFVLLALEGGLWMWCCRNNKRFGALSAQYALLEYASGAPVQFSYKELQQATKGFKEKLGAGGFGAVYRGTLVNKTVVAVKQLEGIEQGEKQFRMEVATISSTHHLNLVRLIGFCSEGRHRLLVYEFMKNGSLDNFLFQTEHHSGKLLNWEYRYNIALGTARGITYLHEECRDCIVHCDIKPENILLDENYVSKVSDFGLAKLINPKDHRHRTLTSVRGTRGYLAPEWLANLPITSKSDVYSYGMVLLEIVSGRRNFDVSEETNRKKFSIWAYEEFERGNISAILDKRLAGQEVDMEQVRRAIQASFWCIQEQPSQRPTMSRVLQMLEGVTEVEKPPAPKSVMEGTVSGTSTYLSSNASAFSTVGVSPPGPSSTSSFQISGVSTFNSGRTPEKATSSLLQSDT, encoded by the coding sequence ATGTTcctcaaaatccaatttttgttCCTCATCCTTTTTCTGGCAGCCACCGTTGCTACCGCCATAGACCCAGGTTCCACTCTTTCAGCCTCTTCCTCCTCCAACCAAACGTGGTCTTCTCCCGGGGGCACCTTCTCCCTGGGATTCATCTCCGTTCAGCCACCCACCACCCCTCCTTCCTTCATCGCCGCCATCTCCTACACCGGTGGCGACCCTGTTGTCTGGTCCGCTGGACACGGCGCAGCTGTGGACTCCGGTGGGTCCTTACAGTTCCTCTCCTCTGGCAACCTCCGCCTCGTCAACGGCTCCCGCTCCACCGTGTGGGAATCTGCCACGGCGGGCGCCACTTCAGCAGCCCTTGAGGACAATGGAAATTTGGTAATTTCGAACGGCACAAGCACCCTCTGGACAAGCTTTGACAACCCCACAGATACCCTGGTGCAGTCTCAGAATTTCAGTGTTGGTAAGGTTCTCACTTCCGAAAGCTACTTTTTTAGCCTTAGTGGAATTGGGAATTTGACTCTGAAGTGGAACAACAGCATAGAGTACTGGACTCAGGGTTTGAATTCTTCTGTGAATGTTAGTTTGGAGTCCCCTGTGTTGTCTTTGACATCGATTGGGCTTTTAGAACTTTCTGATGTGAACTTGGGTAGTCCTGTTCTTGTTGCCTATAGTAGTGACTATGATTTGAATGCTAATGTGTTTAGGGTGTTGAAGTTGGACAATGATGGGAATTTGAGGATTTATAGTACTAGTCTGGGTGGTGGAACTTCTACTGTTAGATGGGCTGCTGTTGCAAATCAATGTGAGGTTTATGCTTACTGTGGGAACTATGGTGTGTGCGGTTACAATGATTCCAGCACGGTATGTGGTTGCCCTTCAGAGAATTTTGAGATGGTTGATCCGAATAATGGTAGGAAAGGGTGCAGGAGGAAGTTGAGTCTGGATAGTTGCCAAGGGACAGCGACCATGTTGACCTTTGATCATGCTGTGGTGTTGAGTTATCCCCCTACAGCGACATCGGAGACTTTTTTCATTGGTTTATCAGCCTGTAGAACGAATTGTCTTTCGAGTTCAAGTGCCTGTTTTGCTTCTACTTCCTTGTCAGATGGCACAGGGCAGTGTGTAATAAGATCAATAGATTTTGTTAGTGGATATCAAGATCCTTCGTTGCCTAGCACTTCTTATTTCAAGGTTTGTCCACCGTTGGCACCAAATCCACCACCCTCTTCGGCAGGGACTCTGAGGGAAAGGAGTTCCAAGGTGCCTGCATGggttgtggttgtggttgttTTGGGTACTCTTTTTGTTTTGCTAGCCTTGGAAGGGGGTTTGTGGATGTGGTGTTGTAGGAATAACAAGAGGTTTGGTGCGTTGTCAGCTCAGTATGCTCTTCTTGAGTATGCTTCTGGTGCTCCAGTGCAGTTCTCGTACAAGGAGCTCCAGCAAGCGACAAAGGGGTTCAAGGAGAAGCTCGGAGCTGGTGGATTTGGTGCTGTTTATAGAGGCACTCTTGTTAACAAAACTGTTGTTGCAGTGAAGCAACTTGAGGGCATTGAGCAAGGTGAGAAGCAGTTTAGGATGGAAGTTGCCACTATAAGTAGCACTCATCATCTGAATTTGGTGAGGCTTATTGGCTTTTGCTCAGAAGGGCGCCACCGGCTTCTGGTTTATGAGTTCATGAAAAATGGATCTCTTGATAATTTTCTATTCCAGACAGAACATCATTCAGGAAAATTGTTGAATTGGGAGTACCGATACAACATCGCTCTTGGCACAGCAAGAGGCATCACATACCTACACGAGGAGTGCCGTGACTGCATAGTCCATTGTGACATCAAACCTGAAAACATTCTCTTGGATGAGAATTATGTTTCCAAAGTCTCTGATTTTGGTCTTGCAAAGCTTATCAATCCCAAGGACCATAGGCATCGGACCTTAACAAGTGTGAGAGGAACCAGAGGATACTTAGCTCCTGAGTGGCTTGCAAACCTTCCTATAACATCCAAATCTGATGTTTACAGCTATGGTATGGTTTTGTTGGAGATTGTGAGTGGAAGAAGGAACTTTGATGTTTCAGAGGAAACAAACAGGAAGAAGTTCTCCATCTGGGCCTATGAAGAGTTTGAGAGAGGTAACATCAGTGCAATTTTGGACAAAAGACTAGCTGGGCAAGAAGTTGACATGGAGCAAGTAAGAAGGGCAATTCAAGCAAGCTTTTGGTGCATCCAAGAGCAGCCATCTCAGAGACCAACAATGAGCAGAGTGCTGCAAATGCTAGAAGGAGTAACTGAGGTTGAAAAGCCACCTGCCCCAAAATCAGTGATGGAAGGAACTGTCAGTGGAACCAGCACATACCTCAGTAGCAATGCCAGTGCATTTTCCACTGTTGGAGTTTCACCCCCTGGACCATCCTCTACATCATCATTTCAGATTAGTGGTGTTTCAACCTTCAACTCAGGAAGGACCCCTGAGAAGGCAACCTCATCTCTTTTACAATCAGACACATGA